Genomic DNA from Naumovozyma dairenensis CBS 421 chromosome 11, complete genome:
ACATATTAGGAAGTTTCAAATTgtcaatgaaaataataagatgAAGTTGAAATTTGTGGAGAGTAAGGATTTCGATCATTTCGAAAAACCAGATGATTATactaaattattatatgtttCCAATGACGGTTCACTTGCTGCAATTGCTTCATCTACTGTGCCAGCTATCATAAGAGTCATTGATCCTAAGGATTTGACTGAGAtttatgaaattgattctGCTCACGAGGTCAAAGATTTGAACTTTTCCCCAAATGGGAAAATCTTAGGGTATATCACTGATTCATCTTTAGAAGTTATATCTACTGTGACTGGTAGTTCAATTATTAGGAAAATGGATTTCATCGAGACATTAGATATCAAATTGTCGAAATTCAGATTTATCAATGATGATACTATGTTGATCTTGGGGTCTTTAATTCATTCCAAAGGTATAATAGCTGTGAAAATTAGTTTGAAGAAAGGTAAAGCCATTGTACTCAAGTCAAAATGTATAACCACAAACGTGAAAGGAGTTACTGCCATGGATGTCGATTTGAAGGGAGAACTTTTAGCATTTGCTGGTAATGATAATTCGTTAACTTTGGTTCAATTGAGAAAATTATCATGTAAGAAAGTTTTCAAACAAGTACATCAATTTGCCATTACTCGTGTTTGTTTCTCCAAGAattctaaatatttagtTAGTGTTTCTGCGGCGAATACAATACATGTTATTCATCTTCCTGAGAGTTATCGTACTTCGTTATCTTTAACTGAATCATTAACGAACTTTTTTGTGAAATCATTCTTTGTTTTATTCCTAGCTTTAATCGTTCAACAAGTATACGAAAAGGAACTTTCATCTaaaatttacaattattatcaatctCATCCATTTTCTTTACGTAAACTTATCAAGAGGGATAATGTTAATCGATTAGACgatgatttctttgatCAAACCACATTGGTGGGTAGTAATGGAGGACGTATCGAAATGGAAACTCATGATATCGTATCGACAATGACAACACACACAGCCATAGAGGAAACTTTCGAAATCACAACTACATCTGACTCCATATTGACCGAACCAACTGAAAAACTGTCCATATTGGAAGATactaatgaagatgaaccGATAAATATTCATGAAGAACCTACACCTGTAATGGAGAATAACAATGTAGTTGGAGCTACTGAGTTGCCAACTCAACCAGATGCGGAAACTGAATCAGGggatgaagaaaacatcGAAAATGATGCCAACATTGAGGAAGCTTCAAAAGTGAAGCAACTTATATCGGAAGAACTACAACCCTCCGATGTTCCAGGTGAACCTGAAACTGAAAACGCTGTAgttgaagatattaatgaGCATCATGTTGGATCATCTCTAGACGAGGCGCCATCTcaagaagatattgaaaatatcaatagaGATagtgaaaatgatgaagaacaaCCTGGATGGGCCAACAACA
This window encodes:
- the SEC12 gene encoding Sar family guanine nucleotide exchange factor SEC12 (similar to Saccharomyces cerevisiae SED4 (YCR067C) and SEC12 (YNR026C); ancestral locus Anc_6.333); translation: MVFKSQVYDIKYPLYGASFLDNENLVVLGGGGEGRNGVPNKVSLVHVDLENETNEKKRIKLVDEFELNSEDDSPTAMDVTSDRTILFSCNENSNKILQGHGNRHIRKFQIVNENNKMKLKFVESKDFDHFEKPDDYTKLLYVSNDGSLAAIASSTVPAIIRVIDPKDLTEIYEIDSAHEVKDLNFSPNGKILGYITDSSLEVISTVTGSSIIRKMDFIETLDIKLSKFRFINDDTMLILGSLIHSKGIIAVKISLKKGKAIVLKSKCITTNVKGVTAMDVDLKGELLAFAGNDNSLTLVQLRKLSCKKVFKQVHQFAITRVCFSKNSKYLVSVSAANTIHVIHLPESYRTSLSLTESLTNFFVKSFFVLFLALIVQQVYEKELSSKIYNYYQSHPFSLRKLIKRDNVNRLDDDFFDQTTLVGSNGGRIEMETHDIVSTMTTHTAIEETFEITTTSDSILTEPTEKLSILEDTNEDEPINIHEEPTPVMENNNVVGATELPTQPDAETESGDEENIENDANIEEASKVKQLISEELQPSDVPGEPETENAVVEDINEHHVGSSLDEAPSQEDIENINRDSENDEEQPGWANNNIGSSEEVDHHPEVVAEVPQGEEQHIEDKFEENINFELEVNDDRNDIYDEVGSEASDSVQYESTVTVGEQQYNADERFSSREDDIDDENVAFPDDNNKD